A genomic window from Osmia bicornis bicornis chromosome 4, iOsmBic2.1, whole genome shotgun sequence includes:
- the LOC114876009 gene encoding spliceosome-associated protein CWC15 homolog: MTTAARPTFEPARGGQGRGEKDLSAISKQYSSRDLPSHTKLKYREHGQGTIEELRNRDFRKELEEREREREKDKSSNRRMIEAPRETSTSSAKRQKLDQVPTASLDADDPLDDDDSESESDEDDTAALLAELQRIKKERAAEQAKKEMEKRQEEERIRMENILSGNPLLNYSAQSARTDMKVRRRWDDDVVFKNCARSEPKKKHDVFINDSLRSEFHRKFMEKYVK, from the exons ATGACTACAGCTGCAAGACCAACATTTGAACCTGCTAGAGGCGGACAAGGACGTGGAGAAAAAGATTTAAGTGCAATATCAAAACAATACAGCAGTAGAGATTTACCGTCTCATACAAAACTAAAATAtag AGAACATGGACAAGGAACAATAGAAGAATTGAGGAATCGTGATTTCCGTAAAGAATTAGAGGAGCGTGAACGCGAAAGGGAGAAGGATAAAAGTTCTAATCGGCGTATGATAGAAGCACCTAGAGAAACTTCCACGTCGAGTGCAAAAAGACAGAAGCTTGATCAAGTTCCTACAGCAAGCTTAGATGCGGATGATCCTCTCGATGATGATGATTCAGAATCTGAAAGTGATGAGGATGATACTGCAGCTCTTTTAGCTGAATTGCAGCGCATTAAGAAGGAAAGGGCCGCGGAACAGGCTAAAAAG GAAATGGAGAAACGGCAGGAAGAAGAAAGGATAAGAATGGAAAACATTCTGTCAGGAAATCCTTTGTTAAATTATTCAGCTCAAAGTGCACGAACGGACATGAAAGTCAGACGACGATGGGACGATGACGTCGTGTTTAAGAACTGTGCTCGTTCCGAACCTAAAAAGAAGCATGATGTGTTCATAAATGACTCGTTAAGAAGCGAATTTCATCGTaaatttatggaaaaataTGTTAAGTGA
- the LOC114876641 gene encoding protein 60A: MVPSGPCRSRAERRAEMSPRRLAPLLILGTILAGLTSTAAAERMSGLYVDNGFDQTIVHRVVSQREKREVEHEILNLLGLPDRPRNTAGRPPQVKRSAPKFLLDIYKNALGEDEDEKPIAEQRSVSEFDLTGQDLRAIDQSDVIMTFAAHNHHVPGVRHERGKRLWFDVSEVPPGEHIIGAELRLYRSMDVKNRRNRGSYMITAYRVLRTEDGTRELQYVDAVNTTTGKEGWLTLNVSEPLDHWVNNPDGNKGLYLSVHPADRSVHEMRPEDIGIVGFRGDPDKQPFMVGYFKSSGIRETKVRQKRDARRRKKSESSSLDYRNNPYTDPGVQYNSRTCKIQTLYVSFRDLKWQDWIIAPDGYDAYYCSGECNFPLNAHMNATNHAIVQTLVHLVSPGKVPKPCCAPTKLSPISVLYFLDESNVILKKYKNMVVKSCGCH; this comes from the exons ATGGTGCCTTCCGGCCCGTGTCGATCTCGAGCGGAAAGACGCGCCGAGATGTCGCCGCGCCGTCTCGCGCCCCTGCTGATCCTCGGGACGATCCTCGCCGGGCTGACGAGCACCGCCGCCGCGGAAAGGATGAGCGGCCTCTACGTCGACAATGGTTTCGACCAGACGATCGTGCACAGGGTGGTCAGCCAACGCGAGAAACGCGAGGTCGAGCACGAGATATTGAATCTTCTTGGACTGCCTGATAGGCCGCGGAACACAGCCGGTAGACCTCCCCAGGTGAAAAGGTCGGCGCCAAAGTTTCTCTTGGACATATACAAGAACGCTCTTggcgaggacgaggacgagaAACCGATCGCCGAGCAACGAAGCGTCAGCGAGTTCGATCTTACCGGTCAGGATCTCAGGGCCATCGACCAGAGCGACGTCATCATGACCTTTGCCGCTCACA ATCATCACGTTCCTGGAGTGAGGCACGAGCGTGGAAAAAGGCTCTGGTTTGACGTGTCCGAGGTACCACCTGGGGAACACATAATTGGCGCAGAGCTTAGGCTCTATCGCAGTATGGATGTGAAGAATAGAAGAAACCGTGGGTCATACATGATCACGGCTTACCGTGTCTTAAGGACCGAGGACGG AACGAGAGAATTGCAATACGTAGATGCAGTTAACACGACAACAGGAAAAGAGGGATGGTTGACTTTGAACGTCAGCGAACCTCTGGATCATTGGGTTAATAATCCCGATGGAAATAAAGGATTGTACTTGTCGGTGCATCCTGCGGATCGTTCCG TACATGAAATGAGACCAGAAGACATCGGAATCGTTGGATTCCGAGGTGATCCTGACAAACAACCATTTATGGTTGGTTATTTTAAAAGTTCTGGCATCAGGGAGACGAAAGTACGACAGAAACGAGATgctaggagaagaaagaaaagcgaGTCCTCCAGTTTGGATTATCGGAATAATCCGTACACCG atcCTGGTGTGCAGTACAACTCTAGGACCTGTAAAATCCAAACGTTGTACGTCAGTTTCAGGGACCTGAAGTGGCAG GACTGGATCATAGCACCGGACGGGTACGACGCATATTATTGCAGCGGCGAATGCAATTTCCCTTTGAACGCTCACATGAACGCGACCAACCACGCGATCGTCCAAACGTTGGTGCACCTGGTGAGCCCTGGTAAGGTGCCAAAACCTTGCTGCGCCCCGACCAAACTCTCGCCGATCTCCGTGCTGTATTTCCTCGACGAGAGCAACGTTATACTCAAGAAGTACAAAAACATGGTCGTCAAGAGCTGC